The proteins below come from a single Eucalyptus grandis isolate ANBG69807.140 chromosome 3, ASM1654582v1, whole genome shotgun sequence genomic window:
- the LOC104436448 gene encoding mitogen-activated protein kinase kinase 2-like, whose amino-acid sequence MKVEESARKQIAQELKINQSSQCPYVVVCYQSFYDNGTVSIILEYMDGGSLADFLRKVKTIPEPNLAVICKQVLKGLLYLHHEKHIIHRDLKPSNLLINHRGEVKITDFGVSAIMASTSGQANTFVGTYNYMSPERIIGNNYGYKSDIWSLGLVLLECATGKFPYTPPDQQEGWTNFYELMEAIVDHPPPSAASDQFSSEFCSFISACVQQDPKKRWSANELMGHPFISMYEDLNVDLASYFTNAGSPLATF is encoded by the exons ATGAAGGTTGAGGAGTCTGCAAGAAAGCAGATAGCACAGGaactcaaaattaatcaatcTTCGCAGTGTCCATATGTTGTGGTCTGCTACCAATCTTTCTATGATAATGGTACCGTTTCTATTATATTAGAGTATATGGATGGAGGGTCGCTGGCGGATTTTCTGAGAAAAGTTAAAACTATTCCAGAGCCAAATCTTGCGGTCATTTGTAAGCAG GTGCTCAAGGGTTTGTTGTATCTGCATCATGAGAAGCACATAATACATCGAGATCTGAAGCCTTCTAATCTGTTGATAAATCATAGAGGAGAAGTCAAGATTACTGATTTTGGAGTGAGTGCTATAATGGCTAGCACATCTGGACAAGCTAATACCTTTGTCGGCACATATAACTATATGTCT CCTGAGAGAATCATTGGAAACAATTATGGTTACAAAAGTGATATTTGGAGCCTGGGCTTAGTATTGCTAGAGTGTGCAACTGGGAAGTTCCCATATACACCGCCTGATCAACAAGAAGGATGGACCAATTTCTATGAGCTCATGGAAGCCATTGTTGATCACCCACCGCCTTCAGCAGCTTCTGATCAATTCTCTAGCGAGTTCTGCTCATTTATCTCTGCCTG TGTACAGCAGGACCCAAAGAAAAGATGGTCTGCGAATGAACTTATG GGTCATCCTTTCATCAGCATGTATGAGGACTTGAATGTTGATCTTGCTTCCTACTTCACTAATGCAGGCTCCCCGCTTGCAACCTTTTGA